Within the Bacillota bacterium genome, the region AACATCCTGTCGACACCCAGGGGCTACGTGCTGGGTACCATACCCAAGCCTGGAGTCACCACTGTGGTCACCTCCACCCATACCCTGGATCAGGTGGAGGACGAGCTCATGACCGTTGTGGACCTCGGCGGGGAGGTGCTAGACGTCATCGTGGAACACCCCTTGTACGGGCACATAACGGGGACGTTGCTCCTGAGGTGCCCTGACGACGTGCGCCAGTTTGTGTCGGAACTCCGGGCATCCCGGGCGAGGCTCCTGTCCTCGCTCACCGGTGGCACTCACCTTCATACCATCCGGGCGCCGGACAGACCCACTCTCACCAGGATCCAGGATGAACTCCGCAGGAAGGGGTTCGTGGCAAGCGGTTGAAGCCGGTACGAGGAGTGCTGGCGCCCTC harbors:
- a CDS encoding transcription repressor NadR, which codes for MGPDERRKRLLDMLRGRVDAVTGSDLADALQVSRQVIVQDVALLRAEGENILSTPRGYVLGTIPKPGVTTVVTSTHTLDQVEDELMTVVDLGGEVLDVIVEHPLYGHITGTLLLRCPDDVRQFVSELRASRARLLSSLTGGTHLHTIRAPDRPTLTRIQDELRRKGFVASG